The following coding sequences are from one Achromobacter sp. B7 window:
- the rng gene encoding ribonuclease G: MPPAIAQREDILINVTPFETRVALVEQGSVQELHVERSIQRGHVGNIYLGRVVRVLPGMQSAFIDIGLERAAFIHIADLRENRGERSQGLTPTPIEKLLFEGQTIMVQVVKDPLGTKGARLSTQISMAGRMLVYLPHDPHIGISQKIDAESERIQLRERLQALMPADEKGGFIVRTQAEGANDEELTADLEYLRKLWSSVQAAARTQPAPALLHQDLTLAQRVLRDMVGPTIGAILVDSRTTSAAMLEWARVYTPSVVDRIQHYSGDRPLFDTANVDDEIARALSRRVDLKSGGYLIIDQTEALTTVDVNTGGFVGGRNFDDTIFKTNLEAAQAIARQLRLRNLGGIVILDFIDMEEQEHRDTVLAELKKALSRDRTRMTVNGFTQLGLVEMTRKRTRDSLAHQLCEPCPMCESRGNVRTPRTVCYEILREILREARQFNPKEFRILASQDVVDLFLEEESQHLAMLGDFVGKRVSLEVESTYTQEKYDIILV, encoded by the coding sequence ATGCCCCCCGCCATCGCCCAGCGCGAAGATATTCTGATCAATGTGACCCCGTTTGAAACCCGCGTTGCGCTGGTGGAACAAGGGTCAGTGCAGGAGCTGCATGTGGAACGCAGCATCCAGCGTGGCCATGTCGGCAATATCTACCTGGGGCGTGTGGTTCGTGTGTTGCCGGGCATGCAAAGCGCGTTTATCGATATTGGCCTGGAGCGCGCCGCCTTTATTCATATTGCCGACCTACGTGAGAACCGCGGCGAACGTAGCCAGGGCTTGACGCCCACGCCCATCGAAAAGCTGCTCTTCGAGGGACAGACCATCATGGTTCAGGTGGTCAAGGACCCGCTGGGGACCAAGGGCGCGCGTCTGTCGACCCAGATCAGCATGGCGGGACGGATGCTGGTTTATCTGCCCCATGATCCCCATATCGGGATTTCGCAGAAGATCGATGCCGAATCCGAGCGCATTCAGCTGCGTGAGCGGTTGCAGGCGCTGATGCCGGCGGATGAGAAAGGCGGCTTTATCGTGCGGACGCAGGCCGAAGGCGCTAATGATGAAGAACTAACCGCCGACCTGGAATATTTGCGCAAGCTCTGGAGCAGCGTCCAGGCTGCCGCTAGAACCCAGCCCGCCCCCGCGCTTTTGCATCAAGACCTTACGCTGGCACAACGCGTATTGCGAGACATGGTGGGACCGACGATTGGCGCCATTCTGGTGGATTCGCGCACGACCAGCGCCGCGATGCTGGAATGGGCACGGGTCTACACCCCGTCTGTCGTCGACCGCATTCAACATTACAGCGGCGACCGCCCCTTGTTCGATACCGCCAACGTCGACGACGAGATCGCGCGTGCGCTGTCTCGCCGGGTAGACCTGAAATCGGGCGGGTATTTGATCATCGACCAGACCGAAGCACTGACGACGGTGGACGTGAATACCGGCGGGTTCGTCGGCGGCCGCAACTTTGACGACACCATATTCAAGACCAACCTGGAGGCGGCCCAGGCAATCGCGCGCCAACTGCGGCTGCGTAACCTGGGCGGCATTGTCATCCTGGACTTCATCGACATGGAAGAGCAGGAACACCGCGACACGGTGCTGGCCGAACTCAAAAAAGCCTTGTCGCGCGACCGCACGCGCATGACGGTTAATGGCTTCACGCAACTGGGGCTGGTGGAAATGACGCGAAAGCGCACGCGGGATTCGCTCGCGCATCAGCTTTGCGAGCCCTGCCCCATGTGCGAATCGCGCGGCAATGTCCGCACGCCGCGTACCGTCTGCTACGAGATTCTGCGTGAAATCCTGCGCGAGGCCCGGCAGTTCAATCCCAAGGAGTTTCGGATCCTGGCGTCGCAGGACGTCGTGGATTTATTTTTGGAAGAAGAAAGCCAGCATTTGGCGATGCTCGGCGATTTCGTCGGCAAACGGGTATCCCTGGAAGTCGAGAGCACCTATACGCAGGAAAAATACGACATCATTCTCGTTTAA
- a CDS encoding sigma-54 dependent transcriptional regulator gives MNHPSDTSPYAVAPLDDGQPGPPHVVFIDDDEDLRRANVQTLKLHGMTVDAHNSARSALPTLHRGFDGVVVTDIRMPDIDGLQLFRRLRDIDPELPVILITGHGDIATAVQCMRDGAYDFLAKPYAPDRLTTAILHASEKRRLVLENRRLREAAFAVEADEVPFIGSTPAMQRIKETLRHIADANVDVLVEGETGTGKEVVATALHRLSRRRHRSLVAINCGALPESVIESELFGHEAGAFTGAQRKRIGRIEHASGGTLFLDEIESMPLAVQVKLLRVLESRQITPLGSNEVRNLDLRVVAATKEDLGDPSIRGKFREDLFYRLNVVTIRIPPLRERREDIPLLFAHYLGHASRRFQRDIPDIPSSITQHVMTHAWPGNVRELAHFAERLVLGVPDTVKSSPVQAPDNKQTLPERMEQFEAQLIRDALQIHQGDIKATLESLGIPRKTFYDKLQRHGIDRQQYLSAS, from the coding sequence ATGAACCATCCTTCCGACACCTCCCCCTACGCGGTCGCGCCGCTTGACGACGGTCAGCCCGGCCCGCCGCATGTCGTCTTCATCGACGACGATGAAGACTTGCGCCGCGCCAACGTTCAGACATTGAAGTTGCATGGCATGACGGTAGACGCGCACAACTCGGCGCGCTCGGCACTTCCGACGCTGCATCGCGGGTTTGATGGCGTGGTGGTCACAGACATCCGCATGCCCGACATCGACGGGCTGCAATTATTCCGTCGCTTGCGAGACATCGATCCGGAGCTTCCCGTCATCTTGATCACTGGCCATGGCGATATCGCTACGGCGGTGCAGTGCATGCGCGATGGCGCCTATGACTTTTTGGCCAAGCCGTATGCGCCTGACCGGCTGACGACCGCCATCCTTCACGCTTCGGAAAAACGTCGTCTGGTGCTGGAGAATCGGCGCCTGCGGGAGGCGGCGTTCGCCGTCGAGGCAGACGAGGTCCCGTTTATAGGCTCGACGCCGGCGATGCAACGTATCAAGGAAACGCTGCGCCACATCGCCGACGCAAATGTCGACGTACTCGTAGAGGGAGAGACGGGCACCGGCAAAGAGGTCGTCGCGACTGCGCTTCACCGCTTGAGCCGGCGCCGCCATCGTTCGCTGGTTGCGATCAATTGCGGCGCATTGCCGGAAAGCGTTATAGAAAGCGAGTTATTCGGTCACGAAGCCGGCGCCTTCACTGGCGCGCAGAGGAAGCGGATTGGGCGCATCGAACACGCCAGCGGGGGGACTCTTTTCCTGGACGAGATCGAAAGCATGCCGTTGGCAGTACAGGTGAAGCTGCTGCGCGTGCTCGAATCACGCCAGATCACCCCGCTGGGCAGCAATGAGGTTCGCAACCTGGACCTGCGTGTGGTGGCAGCCACCAAGGAAGACCTGGGCGACCCCTCCATACGTGGCAAATTCCGGGAAGACCTTTTCTACCGGCTGAACGTCGTCACCATCCGCATTCCGCCCCTGCGCGAGCGCCGTGAGGACATTCCTCTGCTGTTCGCGCATTACCTTGGTCACGCGTCACGCCGCTTCCAGCGAGACATCCCGGACATACCAAGCTCAATCACCCAGCATGTGATGACACACGCGTGGCCCGGCAACGTGCGCGAGCTTGCCCACTTCGCGGAACGCCTGGTCCTGGGCGTCCCGGACACAGTGAAATCCAGCCCCGTACAAGCGCCCGACAATAAGCAAACCCTGCCCGAGCGTATGGAGCAATTTGAAGCTCAACTGATACGCGATGCGCTTCAAATCCATCAAGGCGACATCAAAGCCACGCTTGAATCGCTAGGTATTCCGCGCAAGACGTTCTACGACAAACTTCAGCGTCATGGCATAGACCGTCAGCAGTACTTGTCCGCGTCGTAA
- a CDS encoding ATP-binding protein, whose product MLVVIGVVAGVLQAATDWARENAIKSATLQARSAGQINAALLRNNLDKFRALPFVLTRDVDVRAVLQGASAAQVESLDDKLDTLTRGVGASAIYLLDKTGLAIAASNWREPATFVGVDYQFRPYFQGAVARGSAEHFALGTISHEAGLYLSRRVDDAQGAMLGVIVLKVDFRDLESDWRQSIAPIFVTDEHGVVLLGSVSDWRFDVLAPLSPDLAQTLRTSLQFGDARFQTLPLTPPLSSVGNGQLVHTDDALPLIPKGAPLLHTTLPITESPGWTLHLLSPVQAAMNQATANAQMAALLALSLLAAALGIVLYRRQRNREQAQQQAATQAQLAALVGERTAQLSELNEQLMDEMDERQRAEARLHTMQDELVQASKLALLGQVAAGVAHEINQPVAAIRAYADNATEFVRRDDMAAVNENLGTIAALTERIGHITGELRAFSRKAGTSVGPTSLKDAMEGALLLIGPRARRQGVTLVRPPDDQDVLVRADRIRLEQVLVNLLQNAMEALEGVADGRVLVALQDLGETVRLSVSDNGPGLATDTRARLFTPFYTTKAEGLGLGLVICRDIVAEFGGDLLAVDPNDPAFPPLPGALGGATFILTLRKAPTAHYRPAISP is encoded by the coding sequence ATGCTGGTCGTCATCGGCGTGGTGGCCGGGGTGTTGCAGGCGGCCACCGACTGGGCGCGCGAGAACGCCATCAAAAGCGCCACGCTTCAAGCGCGTAGCGCGGGGCAGATCAACGCGGCCTTGCTGCGCAACAACCTCGACAAATTCCGCGCGCTGCCCTTTGTCTTGACCCGGGACGTGGACGTGCGCGCGGTGCTGCAAGGCGCCTCGGCCGCTCAGGTGGAATCGCTGGATGACAAGCTCGACACGCTGACGCGTGGCGTCGGCGCGTCGGCGATCTACCTGCTGGACAAGACGGGCTTGGCAATTGCAGCCAGCAATTGGCGAGAACCCGCCACCTTTGTCGGAGTGGATTATCAGTTTCGGCCGTACTTTCAAGGCGCGGTTGCCCGAGGCTCGGCAGAACATTTCGCGTTGGGAACGATCAGCCACGAAGCCGGGCTGTACCTGTCCCGTCGGGTGGACGACGCGCAAGGCGCCATGTTGGGTGTGATCGTCTTGAAGGTGGACTTTCGCGACCTGGAATCCGACTGGCGCCAATCCATCGCGCCCATCTTCGTCACGGACGAACATGGCGTGGTGCTGCTGGGCAGCGTGTCGGATTGGCGGTTCGACGTGTTGGCGCCCCTGTCTCCCGACTTGGCACAGACGCTGCGCACCAGTCTCCAGTTCGGTGATGCCCGCTTTCAAACCTTGCCGCTGACGCCACCGCTGTCGTCCGTGGGCAATGGTCAGTTGGTACACACTGACGACGCCTTGCCGCTGATTCCAAAAGGCGCTCCGCTGCTGCACACAACGCTGCCGATCACCGAGTCGCCGGGTTGGACGCTGCACCTTTTGTCGCCAGTCCAGGCCGCCATGAACCAGGCCACCGCCAACGCCCAAATGGCGGCACTGCTTGCGCTAAGCCTCTTGGCCGCGGCGCTGGGCATCGTGCTTTACCGGCGCCAGCGCAATCGCGAGCAAGCCCAGCAGCAAGCGGCCACGCAGGCTCAGCTGGCTGCACTGGTCGGCGAACGTACCGCGCAGCTTAGCGAACTCAATGAGCAGTTAATGGACGAGATGGACGAGCGGCAGCGGGCCGAAGCCCGCTTGCACACCATGCAGGACGAGCTGGTCCAGGCCAGTAAGCTGGCGCTGCTTGGCCAGGTGGCGGCGGGGGTGGCGCACGAGATCAATCAGCCCGTTGCGGCAATCCGCGCCTACGCCGACAACGCGACAGAATTTGTGCGCCGCGACGACATGGCCGCCGTCAATGAGAACCTGGGCACCATCGCCGCGTTGACAGAACGCATCGGCCACATCACCGGCGAACTCCGCGCATTCTCGCGCAAGGCGGGCACCTCAGTGGGGCCGACAAGCCTGAAGGACGCCATGGAAGGCGCACTGCTGCTGATCGGGCCGCGTGCGCGCAGGCAAGGGGTCACCCTGGTACGGCCGCCCGACGACCAGGATGTGCTGGTCCGTGCCGACCGCATTCGCCTCGAACAGGTGTTGGTGAATTTGCTGCAGAACGCAATGGAAGCGCTGGAAGGCGTTGCGGACGGCCGCGTGCTCGTCGCGCTGCAAGACCTGGGCGAAACGGTGCGGCTCTCGGTCAGCGACAACGGCCCCGGCCTTGCCACCGACACGCGCGCGCGCCTTTTCACGCCTTTCTACACGACAAAAGCGGAAGGCTTGGGACTGGGGCTGGTGATATGCCGCGACATCGTCGCCGAATTCGGCGGCGACTTGTTGGCCGTGGACCCGAACGACCCCGCGTTTCCGCCTCTGCCCGGCGCCCTGGGCGGCGCCACTTTCATACTCACATTACGCAAGGCGCCCACCGCGCATTACCGGCCAGCCATTTCGCCATGA
- a CDS encoding sensor domain-containing diguanylate cyclase, translated as MKSRSFVHRALYALAGLVAIGICMAAVALLWIDRQATWATANKSARNITGVLAADIGRTLQIYDLSLQGVVERLGEPGIGDVSRPTLQRFLFDRSSTAEYLGAIVVLDRDGNIRYDSTSINPPPLNFADRDYFRVHRDAHDVGLYVSRPYISRLRQGDESIAISRRLVNADGSFAGVVAGSLRMAYFRDRFAELSIGHNDAITIFRNDGVVLVRNPYSVADVADSGAGLLAFQQFLIRRESTFVGDWAPDGVNRLYTFDTIDKTPLVIDVALSVDDILARWERRAALIVPVTLALFFSVMAQIVLFRREMRWRQAFEQQLRERAQTDGLTGIANRRTFDETLEREWASARRNGTPISLLFLDADHFKRYNDRYGHQEGDELLKRLARALESKARRPRDLAARYGGEEFVLLLPDTDRGDATAIAESIRGAIAEFGIPHEDNVGGIVTVSIGVATARPTDAKPASMLLEAADAAVYRAKKAGRNRIASA; from the coding sequence TTGAAGTCTCGCAGTTTTGTGCACCGCGCCTTGTACGCGTTGGCCGGACTGGTGGCCATCGGCATCTGCATGGCGGCAGTGGCGTTGCTGTGGATCGACCGTCAGGCCACCTGGGCTACCGCGAACAAGTCGGCACGTAACATCACCGGGGTGCTTGCCGCTGATATTGGCCGCACGCTTCAAATCTACGATTTATCCCTGCAAGGCGTCGTAGAACGGCTGGGCGAGCCCGGTATCGGGGACGTCAGCCGTCCTACGCTACAGCGCTTTCTGTTTGACCGGTCGTCCACCGCCGAATACCTGGGCGCCATCGTGGTGCTGGATCGCGACGGAAACATCCGTTATGACTCCACCTCGATTAATCCCCCGCCGTTGAATTTTGCCGACCGCGACTACTTTCGCGTGCACCGCGATGCGCACGATGTGGGCTTGTACGTCAGCCGCCCTTATATCAGCCGCCTGCGGCAGGGCGATGAAAGCATCGCAATCAGCCGTCGCCTGGTGAATGCGGATGGCAGTTTCGCCGGAGTCGTTGCCGGTTCGTTGCGAATGGCGTATTTCCGCGATCGATTCGCAGAGCTATCCATCGGCCACAACGACGCCATCACGATATTCCGCAACGACGGCGTGGTACTGGTGCGTAATCCTTATTCCGTTGCGGATGTTGCGGATAGCGGGGCCGGGCTGCTGGCGTTCCAGCAATTCCTGATCCGGCGTGAAAGCACTTTCGTGGGCGACTGGGCGCCTGATGGCGTGAACCGTCTTTACACCTTCGACACCATCGACAAGACGCCGCTGGTGATCGACGTGGCGCTATCCGTGGACGACATCCTGGCGCGTTGGGAACGGCGCGCGGCGTTGATCGTGCCCGTTACCCTGGCATTGTTTTTCTCGGTGATGGCCCAGATTGTGTTGTTCCGTCGTGAAATGCGGTGGCGTCAGGCATTCGAACAGCAATTGCGAGAGCGCGCACAGACGGATGGCCTGACCGGCATCGCCAACCGGCGCACGTTTGACGAAACGCTTGAACGCGAGTGGGCATCGGCCCGCCGCAATGGCACGCCGATCTCACTGCTTTTTCTGGATGCGGATCACTTCAAGCGCTACAACGATCGCTACGGCCATCAAGAGGGCGACGAGCTGTTGAAACGGCTGGCGCGGGCGCTCGAGAGTAAAGCCCGGCGGCCTCGCGACCTGGCGGCCCGCTATGGTGGCGAAGAGTTCGTGCTGCTGCTGCCCGATACCGATCGCGGCGACGCGACGGCCATTGCCGAATCCATACGGGGAGCGATTGCGGAATTTGGTATTCCGCATGAAGACAATGTGGGCGGCATCGTCACGGTCAGCATCGGTGTGGCAACTGCCAGACCTACCGATGCAAAACCGGCATCGATGTTGCTTGAGGCCGCCGACGCCGCCGTGTATCGCGCAAAAAAAGCCGGGCGCAATCGAATCGCCTCGGCTTGA
- a CDS encoding DUF3053 domain-containing protein, whose translation MKSLFRPFLLLVAALPLVLAACGDKEPEQRAAFIQYLQTRIVDKPGVRVPKLTDEEQKSFGDYAAHYAVITDFNAGMDASVKPLSGIIQKGAMRSLNDIVTRREDMKAAQQSLSDMGVALKDQQTKADAAHAQLKQPADLKTVYDKAYEKTVSLPADTFRDVLPQLNATFDSGLKIADYVEAHKAQIEISGPIVKVNDPAVQTELNQLLQNLNEQAKNLQQAHTRMQALMLGR comes from the coding sequence ATGAAGTCCCTATTCCGTCCGTTCTTGCTGCTGGTTGCGGCGCTGCCGCTGGTGCTGGCCGCTTGCGGCGACAAGGAGCCCGAGCAGCGTGCCGCGTTCATCCAGTACCTGCAAACTCGCATCGTGGACAAGCCCGGCGTGCGCGTGCCCAAGCTGACGGATGAGGAACAGAAGTCGTTCGGCGACTACGCTGCTCATTACGCCGTGATCACCGATTTCAACGCCGGCATGGACGCGTCCGTAAAGCCGTTGTCGGGAATCATCCAAAAAGGCGCCATGCGTTCGTTGAACGATATCGTGACGCGCCGCGAGGATATGAAAGCCGCGCAACAGTCCTTGAGCGATATGGGCGTTGCACTGAAAGATCAGCAGACCAAGGCGGACGCGGCGCACGCGCAACTTAAACAGCCGGCGGACTTGAAGACGGTTTACGACAAGGCCTATGAAAAGACCGTGAGCCTGCCCGCCGACACGTTCCGCGACGTGCTGCCGCAATTGAATGCCACCTTCGACAGCGGCTTGAAAATCGCCGACTACGTCGAGGCGCACAAAGCGCAGATCGAGATCTCGGGTCCGATCGTCAAGGTGAACGACCCGGCGGTGCAAACCGAGTTGAACCAGCTGCTGCAAAACCTGAATGAACAGGCCAAGAACCTGCAACAGGCGCATACCCGCATGCAGGCGTTGATGCTGGGCCGATAA
- a CDS encoding monovalent cation:proton antiporter-2 (CPA2) family protein — MASPIEGNQLVNVVVLLGAAVVAVPIFKRLGLGSVLGYLAAGLAIGPFGIGFFSDPKSILHVAELGVVMFLFIIGLEMQPSRLWKLRGEIFGLGVAQVLACGGLLTVVGLLAGLSGAAAFMAAMGFVLSSTAIVMQILGERDESTSAQGQRIVSILLLEDLAIVPLLALVALLAPSGATADHGNPWTQTAIALGCILALLAAGRWLLNPLFRLLAAAHAREVMTAAALLVVLGAALLMELGGLSMAMGAFLAGVLLSESTFRHQLEAEVEPFRGILLGLFFLGVGMSLDLSAVVREWPLILAAVVAFMVVKSLGVYVVARLLRASHAEAVTRAALLAQGGEFAFVLYGAAAAAGIFDAHTGAVLTAVVIISMALTPLCVLSLRWLLPAPVPSMDGVDVAQDLDGCALIVGFGRFGQIVTQAMLARDLKVSILDTDTDAIRAAAKWGVKVYYGDGTRIDMLRTAGAENACAILICIDNPQAVNHMVKLIKSEFPLVRVVVRAYDRIHSLALAKEGVDYQVRETLESALVFGEAALRAIGVPADEAAEVVQDVRRRDTERFDLEVAGGLFAGRSLLYGNMTGPADGRNDKPDREAAEAATNPLA; from the coding sequence ATGGCTTCGCCTATCGAAGGCAATCAACTTGTGAACGTCGTCGTCCTGCTGGGCGCGGCGGTCGTCGCCGTACCGATCTTCAAGCGCCTGGGGCTGGGTTCCGTGTTGGGCTACCTGGCGGCCGGCTTGGCGATCGGTCCCTTCGGCATCGGTTTCTTTTCCGACCCCAAGTCCATCCTGCACGTGGCGGAACTGGGCGTTGTCATGTTCCTGTTCATCATCGGGCTGGAAATGCAGCCTTCGCGCCTGTGGAAGCTGCGGGGTGAAATCTTCGGGCTGGGCGTGGCGCAGGTCCTGGCCTGCGGCGGGCTGCTGACGGTGGTGGGCTTGCTGGCGGGCCTGTCGGGCGCGGCCGCCTTCATGGCCGCGATGGGGTTCGTGCTGTCGTCCACGGCAATCGTGATGCAGATCTTGGGCGAGCGCGACGAAAGCACCAGCGCGCAGGGCCAGCGCATCGTCTCCATTTTGCTGCTGGAGGATCTGGCCATCGTGCCCCTGCTGGCCTTGGTGGCCTTGCTGGCGCCCAGCGGCGCGACGGCGGATCACGGCAACCCGTGGACGCAGACTGCCATCGCCCTCGGTTGCATCCTGGCGCTGCTGGCGGCCGGGCGCTGGTTGCTGAACCCGTTGTTCCGGCTGTTGGCCGCCGCCCACGCCCGCGAAGTCATGACCGCCGCGGCCCTGCTCGTCGTGCTGGGCGCCGCCTTGCTGATGGAACTTGGCGGCTTGTCGATGGCGATGGGCGCATTCCTTGCCGGGGTTCTGTTGTCCGAATCCACGTTTCGACATCAGCTGGAGGCCGAAGTCGAACCCTTCCGGGGCATATTGCTGGGCCTCTTCTTTCTGGGCGTCGGCATGTCGCTGGACCTGTCGGCCGTGGTGCGCGAATGGCCGCTGATCCTGGCGGCTGTCGTCGCGTTCATGGTCGTGAAATCGCTGGGCGTCTACGTGGTGGCCCGCTTGCTGCGCGCCTCGCACGCAGAGGCGGTGACGCGGGCGGCGTTGCTGGCCCAGGGTGGCGAGTTCGCGTTCGTGCTGTATGGAGCGGCTGCGGCTGCCGGCATTTTCGACGCGCATACCGGTGCGGTGCTGACCGCAGTCGTCATTATTTCCATGGCTCTGACCCCATTATGTGTGCTGTCGTTGCGGTGGCTGCTGCCCGCGCCGGTTCCTTCGATGGACGGAGTGGATGTTGCGCAAGATCTGGACGGCTGCGCGCTGATCGTGGGTTTTGGCCGTTTCGGCCAGATCGTCACCCAGGCGATGCTGGCGCGCGACCTGAAAGTGTCGATTCTGGATACGGACACCGACGCCATCCGCGCGGCAGCGAAGTGGGGCGTGAAGGTGTACTACGGCGACGGTACCCGCATCGACATGTTGCGTACGGCCGGCGCTGAAAACGCCTGCGCGATCCTGATTTGTATCGACAACCCGCAGGCCGTGAATCACATGGTCAAGCTGATCAAGTCCGAATTCCCCTTGGTGCGCGTGGTGGTCCGGGCGTATGACCGCATTCATTCCCTGGCCCTCGCCAAGGAAGGGGTCGACTACCAGGTGCGCGAAACGCTGGAATCGGCGCTGGTATTCGGCGAAGCCGCATTGCGCGCCATCGGGGTGCCGGCGGACGAGGCCGCCGAGGTGGTGCAGGACGTGCGCCGGCGCGATACCGAACGCTTCGACCTGGAAGTGGCGGGCGGCCTGTTCGCGGGCCGGTCGTTGCTGTACGGCAATATGACGGGGCCTGCCGACGGGCGAAACGACAAGCCGGACCGAGAAGCCGCCGAGGCGGCCACCAATCCCCTGGCGTAA